Proteins encoded by one window of Bacillus sp. DTU_2020_1000418_1_SI_GHA_SEK_038:
- the galU gene encoding UTP--glucose-1-phosphate uridylyltransferase GalU, with protein sequence MIKKAVIPAAGLGTRFLPATKAQPKEMLPIVDKPAIQYIIEEAIASGIEDIIIVTGRNKRAIEDHFDKSVEMELLLKRTGKIEMLHEVQKISEMADIHYVRQKEPLGLGHAVFCAKKFIGNQPFAVLLGDDILDHKEPALMQMINQFKKMGTSIIGCKEVPRSEVNKYGIIGYTEQKGELFKVDSLIEKPSIAMAPSSQAIIGRYILTPQIFEILDHVQPDKNDEIQLTDALHLLLEHESIFSYIIKGKRYDIGDKFGFLEASIDFALKRPELREKLYLYLKQIHL encoded by the coding sequence ATGATAAAAAAAGCAGTCATTCCTGCCGCTGGTTTAGGAACCCGATTCCTGCCGGCAACAAAAGCTCAGCCAAAGGAAATGCTCCCAATCGTGGATAAACCAGCCATCCAATATATTATTGAAGAAGCGATTGCGTCAGGGATTGAAGATATTATTATTGTAACAGGAAGGAATAAAAGAGCTATAGAAGATCACTTTGATAAATCAGTAGAAATGGAATTGCTTTTAAAGAGAACTGGAAAAATAGAAATGCTGCATGAGGTCCAGAAAATATCTGAAATGGCCGATATTCACTATGTTAGACAAAAGGAACCATTAGGTTTAGGTCATGCCGTCTTTTGTGCAAAGAAATTTATCGGAAATCAGCCATTTGCTGTTCTATTGGGTGATGACATTCTTGATCATAAAGAGCCAGCCTTAATGCAAATGATTAATCAATTCAAAAAAATGGGAACAAGTATTATCGGCTGTAAAGAGGTACCGCGCTCGGAAGTTAATAAGTATGGTATTATCGGCTATACAGAACAAAAGGGGGAACTGTTTAAAGTTGATAGTTTGATTGAAAAACCTTCCATTGCTATGGCGCCATCCTCACAAGCAATTATTGGAAGATATATTCTAACCCCACAAATTTTTGAAATTCTTGACCATGTACAGCCAGATAAAAATGATGAAATCCAGCTAACGGATGCTTTGCATTTACTGCTAGAGCACGAGTCTATTTTTTCATATATTATCAAAGGAAAACGGTATGATATTGGTGATAAATTCGGCTTTCTGGAAGCGTCCATTGATTTTGCATTAAAGAGACCTGAATTAAGAGAAAAACTATATCTGTACCTAAAACAAATTCATTTATGA
- a CDS encoding glycosyltransferase family 2 protein yields MNHPVLTIVVPCYNEEEILPATMSQLSSSLRELEKEGLVSSKSKILFVDDGSKDQTWEMIYRKSLEDELIRGVKLAKNVGHQKALLAGLMAAKTVSDCVISIDADLQDDISVIREFILKFREGNEIVYGVRRKRDTDTFFKRSTAQGFYKLMKWMGVDLVYNHADFRLMSKRALHELQRYEEVNLFLRGIVPILGLKSDSVYYDRKERSAGETKYPLKKMIAFSFEGVTSFSVTPIRLVLLIGFLFFFISLLFGIYFISLKLSGKTETGWTSLITSIWLIGGLQLISIGLVGEYIGKVYSETKRRPKYIIDIDTFNLPIPRSLINDGGSEHELFERNYGKLSETN; encoded by the coding sequence ATGAATCACCCAGTGCTCACAATAGTTGTTCCCTGTTATAACGAAGAAGAAATTCTCCCAGCTACGATGTCACAGTTAAGCAGTTCCCTCCGAGAGCTTGAAAAAGAGGGATTGGTTTCGAGTAAAAGTAAAATTTTGTTTGTAGACGATGGAAGCAAGGATCAAACATGGGAAATGATTTATCGAAAGAGTTTAGAGGACGAGTTAATTAGGGGGGTAAAACTAGCAAAAAACGTTGGACACCAAAAGGCGCTTTTGGCGGGATTAATGGCAGCAAAGACTGTTTCCGATTGTGTCATTTCCATTGATGCAGATCTTCAAGATGATATTTCTGTCATACGTGAATTTATTCTAAAGTTTCGTGAAGGCAATGAAATCGTCTATGGAGTTAGGCGAAAAAGGGATACAGATACTTTTTTCAAAAGAAGCACAGCCCAGGGTTTTTATAAATTAATGAAGTGGATGGGTGTGGATCTTGTTTATAATCATGCTGACTTTCGATTAATGAGCAAAAGGGCTCTTCATGAGTTACAGCGCTATGAAGAGGTGAATCTCTTTCTCCGTGGCATTGTGCCAATCCTAGGCTTAAAGTCTGACTCCGTCTACTATGACCGAAAAGAAAGAAGTGCCGGAGAAACGAAATATCCGCTAAAAAAAATGATCGCCTTTTCATTTGAAGGGGTAACCTCCTTTTCTGTGACGCCCATTCGTCTTGTCCTGCTTATTGGATTTCTTTTCTTTTTTATTAGTTTATTATTTGGAATTTATTTTATCAGTTTAAAGCTTTCCGGCAAAACAGAAACGGGTTGGACATCATTAATCACTTCAATCTGGCTAATTGGTGGCCTTCAGCTAATTTCTATCGGGTTGGTGGGTGAATACATTGGTAAAGTTTATAGTGAAACGAAGCGCAGACCGAAATATATAATTGACATTGATACATTCAATTTGCCGATTCCACGTTCTCTAATAAATGATGGGGGCAGTGAACATGAGCTCTTTGAGCGTAATTATGGAAAATTATCTGAAACGAACTAA
- a CDS encoding DUF6044 family protein, translated as MPIQKNHIERRLLIFAFLALAVFVSPLFILGENAHIRVHDNLDSNLAWYKVLAESGQLIGPADAVIPQIINGQLSRNAFGTEFSLIVWLYALFPPMTAYALSQTITRVLAFIGMYLLLKTHFLSGKQWNILAINVGTSLAFAFTPFWPSGMLSTLGMPLALWAFLNIRKKEKMRKSYLVLTLLPFYSSIVLGFFFFLTAMGIFWLIDVIRTKRWNGRFLLSIVFMTLMYAIVEYRLVYSFLFDDEPNSRDEYFHARLSLWRSIRLTYKNFIYGHHHAATIHTLVILPVMILALFIIIRKKIWKKERTFILLFILNIALSAWYAFWFYKGWLPLTERFHFLDTFNFARYHFLRPLVIYVLFALSLKILLVTPWKRTVPILVAAQLIVCSLTNEEIIFQTKPTFKQFFAEDQFNEIKDYIGIPQEDYRVASIGIHPAIAQYNGFYTLDTYNNFYPLTYKNQFRKIIEKELAKNKTIRIYFDEWGGRCYIFTAELGKRYMFKKNSKKRLKNLELNIKPFKEMGGKYIFSAVPIDNAFENNLSLERTFESSSSVWKVYLYKAI; from the coding sequence ATGCCAATTCAAAAAAATCATATCGAAAGAAGGTTATTAATTTTTGCCTTTCTTGCCTTAGCTGTTTTTGTTTCTCCACTGTTTATATTAGGGGAGAATGCACATATTCGGGTTCATGATAATTTGGATTCGAATTTAGCCTGGTATAAAGTTCTAGCTGAAAGCGGACAATTAATCGGGCCAGCCGATGCCGTTATTCCGCAAATTATTAATGGACAATTATCCCGAAATGCATTTGGAACTGAATTTAGCCTGATCGTTTGGCTATATGCCCTCTTTCCTCCGATGACGGCTTATGCGCTCAGCCAGACGATTACTAGGGTGTTGGCGTTCATAGGAATGTATTTACTTTTGAAAACCCATTTTCTTTCGGGGAAACAGTGGAATATTCTAGCAATCAACGTTGGTACCTCTCTTGCATTTGCCTTTACACCTTTTTGGCCATCAGGAATGTTAAGCACTCTTGGTATGCCTTTAGCCTTATGGGCTTTTCTCAATATCCGGAAAAAGGAGAAAATGCGGAAAAGCTATTTAGTGCTAACTCTTCTTCCTTTCTATTCTAGTATTGTTTTAGGCTTTTTCTTTTTTCTTACGGCTATGGGGATATTTTGGCTGATTGATGTTATTAGAACAAAGAGGTGGAATGGGCGTTTTCTTTTGTCTATTGTTTTTATGACTCTTATGTATGCAATAGTGGAATATCGGCTCGTCTATTCTTTTCTATTTGATGATGAACCTAACAGTAGAGATGAATATTTTCACGCAAGGCTATCCTTATGGCGCTCTATTAGACTTACCTATAAAAATTTCATTTATGGACATCATCATGCTGCAACTATACATACTTTAGTCATCCTGCCAGTAATGATTTTGGCATTATTCATCATTATCAGAAAGAAAATCTGGAAAAAGGAAAGAACCTTTATATTATTATTTATTCTAAATATCGCTTTGTCTGCATGGTACGCCTTTTGGTTTTACAAGGGATGGCTGCCATTAACTGAGAGATTTCACTTTTTGGATACCTTTAATTTTGCCCGATATCATTTTCTGAGACCGTTAGTCATTTATGTACTGTTTGCTTTGTCATTAAAGATCCTTTTGGTTACACCGTGGAAAAGGACGGTTCCTATACTTGTTGCTGCACAGCTTATTGTTTGTTCACTAACAAATGAAGAAATTATCTTTCAAACAAAGCCAACATTTAAGCAGTTTTTCGCCGAGGACCAATTTAATGAGATTAAAGATTACATAGGAATCCCCCAGGAAGATTATCGAGTGGCCAGCATTGGGATTCACCCGGCTATCGCCCAATATAACGGGTTTTATACCCTTGATACGTATAATAATTTCTACCCTCTTACTTATAAAAATCAATTCAGGAAAATTATCGAAAAGGAATTGGCAAAAAATAAAACGATTCGAATTTATTTCGATGAATGGGGCGGGCGATGCTATATTTTTACAGCAGAATTAGGTAAACGCTATATGTTTAAAAAAAATTCAAAAAAGCGACTAAAAAACCTTGAGCTCAACATCAAGCCATTTAAAGAAATGGGTGGGAAGTATATTTTTTCTGCCGTTCCCATTGATAATGCATTTGAAAACAATTTGAGCTTAGAAAGGACGTTCGAATCATCGAGTTCCGTTTGGAAAGTCTATTTATACAAGGCAATCTAA
- a CDS encoding GtrA family protein, producing MSSLSVIMENYLKRTNTFFRFLLVGVLNTLIGLSIMLFLLNAAEMSYWISTFIGNGVGALISYLLNRSFTFQSKAKWNSTIPRFIIVILSCYILSYTVSHMALRIFEEDHILLKENFAVILGAGLYTLLNYLGQRLYVFKTI from the coding sequence ATGAGCTCTTTGAGCGTAATTATGGAAAATTATCTGAAACGAACTAATACCTTTTTCCGTTTTTTATTAGTAGGAGTACTAAATACGTTAATTGGACTCTCCATTATGCTCTTTCTATTAAATGCAGCAGAAATGTCCTATTGGATTTCTACCTTTATTGGAAATGGTGTTGGAGCTTTAATAAGTTATTTATTAAATCGTAGCTTTACTTTTCAAAGTAAAGCAAAATGGAATTCCACTATTCCTCGTTTTATTATCGTGATTTTGAGTTGTTATATTCTTTCTTATACTGTAAGCCATATGGCATTAAGGATTTTTGAAGAGGATCATATCCTTCTGAAAGAAAACTTTGCAGTCATTTTAGGGGCCGGATTATATACGCTCCTAAATTATTTAGGGCAAAGGTTATATGTATTTAAGACAATATGA
- the galE gene encoding UDP-glucose 4-epimerase GalE: protein MAILVTGGAGYIGSHLVAYLIEKGMKVIVIDNLQTGHREAIHPKAIFYKSDIRSSESVMNIFMKEKIEAVFHFAAASLVGESTNDPLKYYDVNVSGTRILLEVMSRYGVKYLVFSSSAAVYGDSHVQPIKENFPLKPTNPYGETKLAMERMIKWWGDAFDASYVSLRYFNAASAKETGELGEDHLPETHLIPIILQAALGIREYVTVYGDNYPTKDGTCIRDFIHVEDLAEAHLMALRYLQNGGKSDVLNLGNTSGYSVKEVISTSIEETGKNIKVIVGERRSGDPAELIACSDKAFKILGWKPSKSSIRKIIQDAWRWHKKHPEGYKSKSAFHK from the coding sequence ATGGCCATTTTGGTAACTGGCGGGGCAGGATATATTGGCTCACATCTTGTGGCATATTTAATTGAGAAGGGTATGAAAGTAATTGTCATCGATAATCTGCAAACTGGCCACCGAGAGGCCATTCATCCAAAGGCGATTTTTTACAAGAGTGATATTCGTTCTTCAGAAAGTGTAATGAATATTTTTATGAAGGAAAAAATAGAGGCAGTTTTTCATTTTGCGGCCGCTTCACTTGTCGGAGAATCAACGAATGACCCTTTAAAGTATTACGATGTAAACGTAAGCGGAACACGGATTCTGCTTGAAGTGATGAGCAGGTACGGTGTTAAATACCTAGTATTCTCATCTTCTGCCGCCGTTTATGGGGATTCGCATGTACAGCCAATTAAAGAAAACTTTCCACTTAAGCCCACTAATCCATATGGTGAGACAAAGCTTGCAATGGAGAGGATGATTAAATGGTGGGGAGATGCCTTTGATGCAAGCTATGTCTCGCTTAGATATTTCAATGCCGCGAGTGCCAAGGAGACAGGTGAATTAGGAGAGGATCATCTACCAGAAACCCATTTAATTCCGATTATTCTGCAGGCAGCACTAGGAATAAGAGAATATGTAACGGTTTATGGAGACAATTATCCGACAAAGGACGGAACTTGTATCCGTGACTTTATTCATGTAGAGGATTTAGCAGAAGCTCATTTAATGGCACTCCGTTACTTACAAAACGGAGGGAAAAGTGATGTATTGAATCTTGGCAATACTTCGGGATATTCGGTAAAGGAAGTAATAAGCACTTCTATAGAGGAAACGGGGAAGAATATAAAGGTGATAGTAGGCGAAAGAAGGAGTGGCGATCCCGCAGAATTAATTGCATGTTCAGATAAAGCTTTTAAAATATTAGGCTGGAAACCAAGTAAATCTTCTATTCGTAAAATAATACAGGATGCTTGGAGATGGCACAAAAAGCATCCAGAGGGCTACAAAAGTAAATCTGCTTTTCATAAATGA